The following are encoded in a window of Arvicanthis niloticus isolate mArvNil1 chromosome 1, mArvNil1.pat.X, whole genome shotgun sequence genomic DNA:
- the Morn4 gene encoding MORN repeat-containing protein 4: MTLTKGSFTYSSGEEYRGEWKEGRRHGFGQLMFADGGTYLGHFENGLFNGFGVLTFSDGSRYEGEFSQGKFNGVGVFIRYDNMTFEGEFKNGRVDGFGLLTFPDGSHGIPRNEGLFENNKLLRREKCPAVVQRAQSASKSARNLTA, from the exons ATGACCCTGACGAAAGGTTCCTTTACCTACTCCAGTGGGGAGGAATACCGCGGCGAGTGGAAGGAGG GCCGGAGACATGGTTTTGGTCAACTGATGTTTGCAGATGGTGGCACCTACCTGGGCCACTTTGAGAATGGGCTTTTTAATGGCTTTGGAGTACTGACCTTCTCAGATGGCTCAAG GTATGAGGGGGAGTTTTCCCAGGGCAAGTTCAATGGCGTCGGAGTCTTCATTCGATATGACAACATGACCTTTGAGGGGGAATTTAAAAATGGCAGAGTCGATGGTTTTG GCTTGCTGACTTTCCCGGATGGTTCTCATGGAATACCCCGAAATGAAGGTCTGTTTGAGAACAACAAACTGCTGAGGCGTGAGAAGTGTCCCGCTGTGGTTCAGCGGGCTCAGAGCGCCTCCAAGTCAGCCAGGAACCTCACTGCCTGA